Proteins from a single region of Pseudopedobacter saltans DSM 12145:
- a CDS encoding DUF4134 domain-containing protein, protein MEKQNKKVLLTGVALLSAFGVFAQGNGSAGIQEATQMVTSYFDPATQLIYAIGAVVGLIGGVKVYNKFSSGDPDTSKTAASWFGACIFLIVAATILRSFFL, encoded by the coding sequence ATGGAAAAACAAAACAAAAAAGTGTTGCTGACAGGCGTTGCGTTACTGTCGGCATTTGGTGTGTTCGCACAGGGCAACGGCTCGGCAGGCATCCAAGAGGCTACGCAGATGGTAACGAGTTATTTCGACCCTGCAACGCAGTTGATCTATGCCATCGGAGCGGTGGTCGGGCTAATCGGAGGCGTTAAGGTGTACAACAAATTTAGTAGCGGAGACCCCGATACAAGCAAGACGGCGGCGTCGTGGTTTGGGGCTTGTATCTTCTTAATCGTAGCGGCTACCATTCTCCGCTCATTCTTCCTTTAA
- a CDS encoding DUF4133 domain-containing protein produces the protein MSNYNINKGIGRTVEFKGLKAQYLFIFAGGLLGVLILVMIMYMAGVNSYICLFVGAGGASLIVWQTFALNGKYGEHGLMKVGAKKRHPKYIICRRAVHRYLKFTSKSSHL, from the coding sequence ATGAGCAATTACAATATCAATAAAGGTATCGGCAGAACGGTCGAGTTCAAAGGGCTGAAAGCACAGTACCTGTTCATCTTCGCAGGTGGTCTGCTCGGTGTGCTTATCCTCGTCATGATTATGTACATGGCAGGTGTAAACTCTTACATCTGCCTGTTTGTCGGGGCAGGCGGAGCATCGCTCATCGTATGGCAAACATTCGCATTGAACGGTAAATACGGCGAACACGGACTAATGAAAGTCGGGGCAAAGAAAAGGCATCCGAAATACATCATCTGTCGCAGAGCCGTACACCGCTATTTAAAATTCACTTCTAAATCCAGTCATTTATGA
- a CDS encoding TraG family conjugative transposon ATPase encodes MRNTGKATTLESKFPLLAVEHNCIISKDADITACFRVHLPELFTVASAEYDAIHSAWHKAIKTLPDYTIVHKQDWYIKENYAPDMAQEDQSFLAKSYQQHFNERPFLNHYCYLFLTKTTKERMRMQSNFSSLCKGVLIPKEIRDKETVRRFMEAVAQFERIINDSGFVKLERLTEDDIIGTSDRQGLLEQYLTLSREAGTPMQDIALGSEDMRIGNKRLCLHTLSDTDDLPNTVSSNSRYEKLSTDRSDCPLSFASPVGLLLSCNHIYNQYLFLDNSDENLRKFEKSARNMHSLARYSRANQINKEWIERYLNEAHSFGLSSIRAHFNVMAWSDDRNELKQLKNDTGSALALMECKPRHNTVDVATLYWAGMAGNAGDFPAEESFYTFIEPALCFFTGETNYQSSVSPFGIKMADRLTGKPIHLDISDLPMKKGIITNRNKFILGPSGSGKSFFTNHMVRQYYEQGAHVLLVDTGNSYQGLCELIKGKTRGEDGVYFTYTEDNPIAFNPFYTDDGVFDIEKRESIKTLILTLWKRDDEPPTRSEEVALSNAVSGYIDRIKQSDEYPSFNGFYEYVRGDYKRVLEEKQVREKDFDLAGFLNVLEPYYRGGEYDYLLNSDKQLDLLSKRFIVFEIDAIKDHKILFPIVTIIIMEVFINKMRRLKGVRKMILIEEAWKAIAKEGMAEYIKYLFKTVRKFFGEAIVVTQEVDDIIQSPVVKESIINNSDCKILLDQRKYMNKFDDIQAMLGLTEKEKAQILSINQNNDPSRLYKEVWIGLGGTHSAVYATEVSLEEYLAYTTEETEKMEVMQLASELNGNVELAIKRIAQQRRESTNSY; translated from the coding sequence ATGAGAAATACAGGAAAAGCCACAACGTTGGAGAGCAAGTTTCCATTACTGGCGGTGGAACACAACTGCATCATATCAAAGGATGCGGACATCACGGCTTGCTTTCGGGTACATCTGCCGGAACTGTTCACGGTAGCATCGGCAGAATACGATGCCATTCATTCGGCATGGCACAAGGCTATCAAGACTTTGCCGGATTACACCATTGTACACAAACAGGACTGGTATATCAAGGAAAATTATGCGCCGGATATGGCACAGGAAGACCAGAGTTTTCTTGCAAAATCCTATCAACAGCATTTCAACGAACGTCCTTTTTTAAACCATTACTGTTACCTGTTCCTAACCAAGACGACAAAGGAAAGGATGCGGATGCAGAGCAACTTTAGTTCGCTTTGCAAAGGTGTCCTTATCCCGAAAGAAATTAGGGATAAAGAAACCGTGCGCAGGTTTATGGAAGCGGTCGCACAGTTTGAGCGCATTATCAATGATAGCGGTTTTGTGAAACTGGAACGCTTGACCGAGGATGACATTATCGGAACAAGCGACAGACAGGGATTGCTCGAACAGTACCTTACCCTGTCAAGGGAAGCCGGAACGCCTATGCAGGATATAGCTTTGGGCAGTGAGGATATGCGTATCGGAAACAAAAGGCTGTGCCTGCACACACTATCCGATACGGACGATTTGCCCAACACGGTATCGTCCAATTCGAGGTATGAAAAACTGTCCACGGACAGGAGCGATTGCCCGCTATCCTTTGCTTCTCCGGTCGGTCTGCTCCTTAGTTGTAACCATATCTATAACCAGTACCTGTTTTTGGATAACAGCGATGAGAACCTGCGCAAGTTTGAAAAGTCAGCCCGTAATATGCACTCACTGGCGAGGTATAGCCGAGCCAATCAGATTAACAAAGAATGGATTGAAAGGTATCTGAACGAAGCGCACAGCTTCGGGCTGTCCTCTATCCGTGCGCATTTCAATGTGATGGCGTGGTCGGATGACCGGAACGAACTCAAACAGCTAAAGAACGATACGGGCAGTGCGCTCGCTTTGATGGAATGCAAGCCGAGGCATAATACGGTGGATGTTGCCACACTGTATTGGGCAGGCATGGCAGGTAATGCAGGTGACTTTCCGGCAGAGGAAAGTTTTTACACGTTCATCGAACCTGCATTGTGCTTCTTCACAGGGGAAACCAATTACCAAAGTTCGGTATCACCATTCGGTATCAAGATGGCGGACAGGCTCACGGGCAAACCCATCCATTTGGACATTTCCGACCTGCCTATGAAAAAAGGCATTATCACGAACCGCAACAAATTTATTTTGGGGCCATCGGGAAGTGGTAAGTCTTTTTTCACCAATCACATGGTACGTCAATACTACGAACAGGGCGCACACGTCCTGCTCGTGGACACCGGAAATTCCTATCAAGGATTGTGCGAGTTGATTAAGGGAAAGACCAGAGGCGAAGACGGTGTGTACTTCACCTATACCGAGGATAACCCCATTGCATTTAACCCGTTTTATACAGACGATGGTGTATTTGACATCGAGAAAAGGGAAAGTATCAAAACACTCATCCTTACGCTATGGAAGCGTGACGATGAACCGCCGACCCGTTCGGAGGAAGTGGCGTTGTCCAATGCCGTGAGCGGTTACATCGACCGTATCAAGCAAAGTGATGAATATCCCTCTTTCAACGGATTTTATGAGTATGTACGGGGTGATTACAAAAGGGTACTCGAAGAAAAACAGGTAAGGGAAAAAGACTTTGACCTCGCAGGCTTCCTCAATGTATTAGAGCCGTACTATCGGGGCGGTGAATACGATTACCTGCTCAACTCGGACAAGCAACTCGACCTGCTTTCCAAACGCTTTATCGTGTTTGAAATTGATGCGATAAAAGACCACAAAATCCTTTTTCCCATAGTGACCATCATCATTATGGAGGTCTTCATCAACAAGATGCGCAGGCTCAAAGGTGTGCGTAAAATGATACTCATTGAGGAAGCGTGGAAAGCCATCGCCAAAGAGGGCATGGCGGAGTACATCAAGTACCTATTTAAGACGGTGCGGAAATTCTTTGGTGAGGCAATCGTGGTCACGCAGGAGGTGGACGACATTATCCAATCACCCGTGGTCAAGGAAAGTATCATCAATAACTCCGACTGCAAAATCCTCTTAGACCAACGCAAGTACATGAACAAGTTTGACGACATCCAAGCTATGCTCGGACTGACGGAAAAGGAAAAGGCGCAAATCCTTTCCATCAATCAGAACAACGACCCGTCAAGACTTTACAAAGAGGTGTGGATTGGGCTTGGCGGTACGCACTCCGCCGTGTATGCGACAGAGGTATCGCTCGAAGAATACTTAGCCTATACGACCGAAGAAACCGAAAAGATGGAAGTCATGCAACTGGCTTCCGAACTGAACGGCAATGTGGAACTGGCAATCAAGCGCATTGCCCAACAGAGACGTGAAAGTACAAATAGTTATTAA